A single genomic interval of Phaeodactylum tricornutum CCAP 1055/1 chromosome 5, whole genome shotgun sequence harbors:
- a CDS encoding predicted protein yields the protein MATTTTSHAILGFTSHLRESLILSRSRVETWVEHEKAQADAVYERSKQTRASHQHRIDQALTNLLALQLEGGLAVSETESTTKKEKNLAARKEELLREQEAVESEIASLAKKQAQRKAQLQELNGEREAEKAKVQGTRELKQRVQASKQTTLEDLTKGIVNYQYLGIDFQKAQDNHMKFYFTQLDPTQPKRQFSFLLQVDDVDDQYIVDVCDPPIPEHILNELLSDLNADDDMLPFVIGMRHAFKAHTLV from the exons ATGGCAACCACAACGACGTCCCACGCTATCCTCGGCTTTACGTCTCATTTGCGGGAGTCCCTCATTCTGTCACGTAGTAGAGTCGAAACATGGGTGGAACACGAAAAGGCCCAGGCCGATGCCGTCTACGAACGTTCGAAACAAACCCGGGCTTCCCACCAACACCGGATCGATCAGGCCTTGACCAATCTGCTCGCTCTGCAGTTGGAAGGAGGTTTAGCCGTTTCGGAAACGGAATCAACaacgaagaaagaaaaaaatctAGCCGCGCGCAAAGAAGAATTATTGCGAGAGCAGGAGGCCGTCGAAAGCGAGATAGCCTCGTTGGCGAAAAAGCAAGCTCAGCGAAAAGCGCAGCTTCAGG AATTAAATGGGGAACGCGAGGCCGAAAAAGCCAAGGTGCAGGGGACTCGAGAACTCAAGCAGCGCGTGCAAGCTTCGAAACAAACTACACTCGAAGACTTGACCAAGGGTATTGTTAACTACCAATACCTTGGTATTGACTTTCAGAAAGCCCAAGACAATCATATGAA ATTTTACTTTACCCAACTGGATCCCACACAGCCAAAACGCCAGTTTAGTTTTCTGCTCCAAGTCGACGATGTTGACGACCAGTACATTGTGGATGTTTGTGATCCTCCCATTCCCGAACATATTCTGAACGAGTTGCTTTCCGATTTGAACGCGGATGACGATATGTTGCCCTTTGTGATTGGAATGCGTCATGCATTCAAAGCCCATACTTTGGTTTAA
- a CDS encoding predicted protein yields MAFQLKTVFQSRQALAIGAAAIAAVPAITLLSDDVAHPPAFPWRHRGFFSSYDCGALRRGFQVYRQVCASCHSVERIRWRELVGVTHTKEEVQQLCKEVDVLDGPNDEGEMFERPAKLFDVLPKPYLNEEQGRSANGGAYPPDLSLMVKARHEGHDYIMSLLTGYMEPPAGKVMMEGLYYNPYFPGGGISMPPPLQDEGVEYPDGTVATISQQARDVAQFLNWTAEPEMEQRKKNAGLNMLALIFMTLGAGYMKRWRWSPLKTRKIAYVKDM; encoded by the exons ATGGCTTTTCAACTAAAGACTGTC TTTCAGAGCCGTCAAGCCTTGGCTATAGGTGCTGCGGCAATCGCAGCTGTTCCAGCAATTACTCTTTTGTCTGATGATGTAGCCCATCCACCGGCTTTCCCTTGGCGCCACCGTGGATTCTTCTCGTCTTACGATTGTGGTGCTCTTCGCCGAGGTTTCCAAGTTTACCGGCAGGTCTGCGCTTCATGCCATTCAGTCGAGCGTATTCGCTGGCGTGAACTTGTCGGCGTGACTCATACCAAAGAGGAAGTTCAGCAGTTGTGTAAGGAAGTTGATGTCTTAGATGGACCCAACGATGAAGGTGAAATGTTCGAGCGTCCCGCGAAGTTGTTCGATGTCCTGCCCAAGCCGTACTTGAATGAAGAGCAAGGGCGTTCCGCCAACGGTGGCGCTTATCCACCAGACCTCTCCTTGATGGTGAAGGCGCGACATGAAGGACACGACTACATTATGTCGCTATTGACTGGATACATGGAACCCCCGGCGGGCAAGGTAATGATGGAAGGGCTCTATTACAATCCATACTTTCCGGGTGGTGGGATTTCCATGCCCCCTCCGTTGCAGGATGAGGGCGTAGAGTACCCTGACGGTACAGTGGCAACTATTTCCCAGCAAGCCCGTGACGTTGCTCAATTCTTGAACTGGACCGCCGAACCCGAAATGGAACAGCGCAAGAAAAACGCTGGTCTCAACATGCTCGCCCTCATTTTTATGACACTCGGTGCGGGGTATATGAAGCGTTGGCGATGGTCGCCGCTCAAGACACGAAAGATTGCGTATGTGAAGGATATGTAA
- a CDS encoding predicted protein encodes LPKLTTHFLSFTDYLWRNFTLARLESAYEIRADLVDVVRRLRPLLRQGMDDEDEAPVQQTEFSGWARMALELDGQLRITKVAQPLLGELHPSLVSAEIAIDLGPCGDAIRKEWDELGEFDNLFLLTIDASCMTGQAAPLMKDFHLNHGSHHRWTSDSDRPIPDEDDRTFPSRYGIQAVRGCLILQVRDGEGNTISDAGGPQPKGTKRIFRIALDPTQYSMDAKGDKGTDLYRTLNLVVRRHGRENNFKSVLETIRGLMVGSGSIQRVIPPWLQPLLLGQGNPSDASFTSSIVKEYALKTVGVANPGDALDFCDTFLDADHLRQSFPNTTVTVEVDVEDTSRKNFKVQLSEKTGSSAVKASAYRFFQHVKGNPVRFTPRQVEAIRSGLSSGLTMVVGPPGTGKTDVAVQIIASLYHSFPTQRTVVITHSNAALNDIFQKVMQRGDVDERYLLRLGSGERDLETESSHDFTKAGRVAYSFARRGQLLEQVQLLSESLGCSGKAERGADGSPSYTCESAEYFNQYQVQRRIRAFRHEIANEKINSSAIFPFKTYFGLGEGELIDVDAAMRFFSTLDEIFAELQEYRPLELLRSQWKRADYIIMKQARVVAMTCTHAAIARSHLLQLGFEYDNVVVEEAGQMTEIETFIPLLLQKGETDKKISGSSRLKRICLMGDHNQLPPVVKNMSFARYSNLDQSFFSRMIRLGAPYIQLNMQGRARPEIANLYSWRYRNLGNLEHVQTQQRFSVGNAGLAHTFQLINVEDFEGKGETSPTAHFYQNVGEAEYAVAIFQYMVLIGYLPQRISILATYNGQKALISDILSQRCGAGTPLAGIRPKTVSTVDQYQGQQNDFVILSLVRTQSVGHLRDIRRLVVAVSRARLGLYIVCRQSVFVNCYELKPAMDILVSRPTKLQLVLGEHAPTTRKIGDDIPSDQLFEVEDVSHLGSMV; translated from the coding sequence CTGCCGAAGCTGACGACTCATTTTTTGTCATTTACCGATTACCTGTGGCGAAATTTTACCCTCGCTCGACTGGAAAGTGCGTACGAGATCCGTGCGGACCTGGTGGATGTTGTGCGTAGACTTCGACCTCTACTGCGCCAAGgcatggacgacgaagacgaggcTCCCGTCCAACAGACAGAATTTAGCGGCTGGGCTCGGATGGCTTTGGAACTGGATGGGCAGCTTCGGATAACCAAGGTGGCTCAGCCTCTTCTAGGAGAACTACACCCTTCCCTGGTATCTGCAGAGATTGCGATCGATCTAGGCCCGTGCGGAGACGCGATCCGCAAGGAATGGGACGAATTGGGAGAGTTTGACAATTTGTTTCTGCTGACGATCGATGCCAGTTGCATGACCGGTCAGGCTGCACCGTTAATGAAGGACTTTCACTTGAATCACGGAAGTCATCACCGCTGGACGTCGGATAGCGATCGCCCTATACCTGACGAGGACGACCGAACTTTTCCGTCGCGGTACGGAATCCAAGCCGTTCGGGGTTGTTTAATCCTGCAAGTCCGTGACGGAGAAGGAAACACAATCAGCGATGCTGGTGGTCCACAGCCCAAAGGTACCAAACGTATTTTCCGGATTGCACTGGATCCCACCCAATATTCAATGGATGCCAAAGGAGACAAGGGAACGGATCTATATCGAACACTGAACCTTGTTGTACGGCGACACGGTCGAGAAAACAACTTCAAGTCCGTGCTGGAAACCATCCGGGGACTGATGGTAGGCAGCGGTTCGATTCAGCGTGTTATTCCCCCGTGGCTTCAGCCTCTGCTGCTTGGACAGGGCAATCCGTCCGACGCGTCCTTCACATCCAGCATTGTGAAAGAATATGCGTTAAAAACAGTGGGAGTGGCAAATCCAGGTGACGCGCTAGACTTTTGCGATACATTTTTGGACGCAGATCATCTTCGGCAATCGTTTCCTAACACGACGGTTACGGTGGAAGTTGATGTTGAAGATACCTCAAGAAAAAACTTTAAGGTACAGCTTTCTGAGAAAACGGGAAGTTCTGCAGTCAAGGCATCCGCGTATCGCTTCTTTCAGCATGTTAAAGGAAACCCGGTTCGATTCACTCCCCGACAAGTAGAAGCGATTCGATCGGGATTGTCCTCGGGTTTGACCATGGTTGTCGGGCCACCCGGTACCGGCAAAACAGATGTAGCCGTCCAAATTATTGCGAGTTTGTACCACTCTTTCCCAACGCAACGAACTGTTGTGATCACACACTCAAATGCTGCGCTGAATGATATATTCCAAAAGGTGATGCAACGGGGCGATGTTGACGAACGATATCTGCTACGCCTCGGATCGGGAGAAAGGGATTTGGAGACGGAATCGTCTCACGACTTTACAAAGGCAGGTCGCGTGGCCTACAGCTTTGCTCGACGAGGTCAGCTTCTTGAGCAAGTGCAGCTTCTCTCTGAGTCGTTAGGTTGCAGTGGTAAAGCAGAACGAGGTGCGGATGGTTCGCCTTCGTACACGTGCGAGAGCGCCGAGTACTTCAATCAATATCAAGTACAAAGACGTATTCGAGCTTTCAGACATGAAATTGCGAATGAAAAAATCAATTCCTCGGCaatctttcctttcaaaacATATTTTGGCCTAGGGGAAGGCGAACTGATCGATGTTGACGCTGCAATGCGTTTCTTTTCTACACTCGATGAAATTTTTGCTGAGCTACAAGAATACCGCCCACTTGAGCTCTTACGCTCTCAGTGGAAGCGTGCTGACTATATTATAATGAAGCAAGCTCGGGTAGTTGCCATGACATGCACCCATGCGGCGATTGCCCGGTCACATCTTCTTCAGTTGGGATTTGAATACGACAATGTAGTCGTTGAGGAAGCTGGTCAAATGACTGAAATTGAAACCTTCATTCCGCTGCTTTTACAAAAAGGGGAAACCGACAAAAAGATCTCGGGTTCTTCTCGTTTGAAGCGAATTTGTCTTATGGGCGATCACAATCAATTACCACCCGTTGTCAAGAATATGTCGTTTGCCAGGTATAGCAACCTCGATCAGAGTTTCTTCTCGAGAATGATTCGTTTGGGAGCCCCATACATTCAACTTAATATGCAAGGCCGCGCCCGCCCAGAAATTGCCAATCTCTACAGCTGGCGCTACAGAAATCTCGGCAACTTAGAACATGTTCAAACACAGCAACGTTTCTCAGTGGGCAATGCAGGGCTTGCTCATACATTTCAACTTATCAATGTGGAGGActtcgaaggaaaaggagaaacCTCCCCAACAGCGCATTTTTACCAAAATGTGGGCGAGGCAGAATACGCCGTTGCCATCTTCCAATATATGGTGCTAATCGGCTACCTCCCGCAACGAATTTCTATCTTGGCGACCTACAATGGACAGAAAGCCCTCATTTCCGACATTTTATCGCAACGTTGCGGCGCCGGCACACCCCTCGCTGGTATTCGACCCAAGACTGTCTCAACCGTTGATCAATACCAAGGTCAACAAAACGACTTTGTCATTCTTTCGCTGGTCCGAACGCAGTCGGTGGGTCATTTACGCGATATTCGACGCCTGGTTGTTGCGGTCTCTCGAGCTCGACTCGGTTTATACATTGTTTGTCGGCAAAGCGTGTTTGTCAATTGCTATGAGCTCAAACCGGCAATGGATATACTGGTGTCGCGACCAACGAAGTTACAATTGGTGTTAGGCGAGCACGCTCCGACAACGCGGAAAATTGGAGATGATATACCCTCGGATCAGCTCTTTGAAGTGGAAGATGTCTCCCATCTTGGATCTATGGTA
- a CDS encoding predicted protein, which produces MSFAIRNSARFVSGLVVGARRPSCASVHCSHITAGSETPISFHARFNGGFNRPKSSTKVRRSKYREHRPSSQENSSSTIRRGGVPRNGIHRHSHSHLDRRSLVKRETERVHKGPIPKDVLLVRKKVPLEKKESFNILALALSATGPSLSIETYAKSESSLPAMKIQRSSFHANSTSAPVQFDSRLNGQCEDDWNENEVTDINKDVPILVGTESLNKFKRPKKRHGPPAKKIRDRKKLGLENGSKQTEASESTVRDLVDEPKQKEVIQSKDSKNTTKRTKVDDRKGRFLAKGPKQPEANKKRALVKGLNHTETRDIKTMGLSDRKRRALVKQKALNNRKKLGVVKETRPGEVSDRKKGAVAKARNNNLSSENNKLASIKAENSDVNMEKGAVKHAPWWMSRKSIDSSVSSS; this is translated from the coding sequence ATGTCGTTTGCAATACGAAACTCTGCTAGATTTGTTTCAGGATTGGTGGTTGGTGCGAGGAGACCAAGTTGTGCTTCTGTTCACTGTTCTCACATTACCGCTGGTAGCGAGACTCCAATCTCCTTTCACGCACGGTTCAACGGCGGATTTAACCGCCCAAAATCGTCGACCAAAGTAAGGAGATCAAAATATCGTGAGCACCGACCATCGTCTCAAGAAAATTCGTCGTCGACCATCCGTCGGGGTGGAGTTCCGCGCAACGGCATTCACCGCCATTCTCATTCCCATTTGGACAGACGGAGCTTAGTTAAGAGAGAAACAGAGCGGGTTCATAAAGGGCCAATTCCAAAAGATGTTTTGTTAGTACGGAAGAAAGTTCCACTTGAAAAAAAGGAATCATTCAACATTCTGGCTCTGGCGCTTTCTGCTACAGGGCCGAGTCTTTCGATTGAAACCTACGCAAAATCGGAGTCATCTCTTCCAGCTATGAAAATTCAAAGGAGCAGCTTTCATGCAAATAGTACAAGTGCTCCGGTCCAATTTGACAGTCGCCTTAATGGCCAATGTGAGGACGATTGGAATGAAAATGAAGTAACCGATATTAACAAAGACGTTCCGATTCTGGTCGGTACCGAGTCTTTAAATAAATTCAAAAGACCGAAGAAGCGGCACGGCCCTCCAGCAAAGAAAATTCGCGACCGCAAGAAGCTAGGTCTAGAAAATGGATCGAAGCAAACAGAAGCCAGCGAGAGTACGGTGCGGGATCTAGTAGATGAACCGAAACAAAAGGAAGTCATCCAAAGTAAGGATTCAAAGAACACAACGAAGCGGACCAAAGTCGACGATAGAAAGGGGAGGTTCTTAGCGAAAGGACCGAAGCAACCAGAAGCTAACAAGAAGCGGGCACTTGTAAAGGGATTAAATCACACAGAAACCAGAGATATCAAGACTATGGGTCTAAGCGATAGGAAAAGACGGGCTCTAGTGAAACAAAAAGCACTCAACAATAGGAAGAAGCTGGGTGTTGTGAAAGAAACGAGGCCAGGAGAAGTAAGCGATCGAAAGAAGGGGGCTGTAGCGAAGGCACGGAATAACAACTTATCCAGCGAGAACAACAAATTAGCCTCAATAAAGGCCGAAAACTCCGATGTTAACATGGAAAAAGGTGCTGTGAAGCATGCGCCATGGTGGATGAGTCGAAAATCAATTGATTCGTCTGTGTCATCTTCTTAG
- a CDS encoding predicted protein, whose protein sequence is MYTNGDYPFKFGTYMGCDAMGNRYYENRIDYPFGQHRWVEPANIHDFDSTHIPPEWHGWMVSMNDATPSLEQEYIDKMSKHTIKGEISHAPYQSNIGHQEPYFNFNGMHNQSQIRSRGYGIGNHVVGLPPGAPDAYYTQPGSPYNEASIRKFEMQGKLDEKRAYKSEMWRQRLMTVAEKAAIEQSEKDEWTKPFEVAKTAKRLSLREQAILARGGTLSK, encoded by the exons ATGTACACA AACGGTGACTATCCTTTCAAGTTCGGAACCTACATGGGCTGTGATGCCATGGGAAACCGCTACTACGAAAACCGTATCGACTACCCTTTTGGACAGCATCGATGGGTCGAACCCGCAAATATCCACGACTTCGATTCAACCCACATACCCCCGGAATGGCACGGATGGATGGTCTCTATGAACGACGCGACCCCTTCTTTGGAGCAAGAATATATTGATAAGATGTCTAAACACACTATCAAAGGTGAAATTTCTCACGCCCCTTATCAAAGCAATATTGGACATCAAGAGCCCTACTTTAATTTTAACGGTATGCACAATCAGTCACAAATTCGCTCTCGCGGATACGGAATTGGTAATCACGTGGTAGGTCTGCCTCCAGGCGCTCCAGATGCGTATTACACGCAGCCCGGCAGTCCGTACAACGAGGCATCGATTCGCAAATTTGAAATGCAAGGCAAGTTGGACGAAAAGCGCGCCTACAAGAGCGAAATGTGGAGACAACGCTTGATGACGGTAGCAGAAAAGGCGGCTATTGAGCAAAGTGAGAAAGATGAATGGACCAAGCCGTTCGAAGTGGCCAAGACTGCCAAGAGGCTTTCTCTCCGCGAGCAGGCGATCCTTGCTCGTGGCGGAACTCTTTCGAAGTAG
- a CDS encoding predicted protein, which yields MHPPLDRPHPDCEEQISDLKICHAESWKKYLGRCNNIKVRLDNCLKAEKKRLLDEMNVNLVEQKLKEQDVIKEAFGKSETFEEYLARDRDYQAELSKKRGREQKL from the coding sequence ATGCACCCTCCTTTGGACCGGCCGCATCCCGACTGCGAGGAGCAAATAAGCGATCTCAAAATTTGTCACGCAGAATCCTGGAAAAAGTACCTCGGGCGGTGTAACAACATCAAAGTACGCCTCGATAACTGCCTGAAGGCCGAAAAAAAGCGCCTATTGGACGAAATGAATGTGAATTTAGTAGAACAAAAACTTAAGGAGCAAGATGTGATCAAAGAAGCGTTTGGTAAGAGTGAAACTTTCGAGGAGTATTTGGCTCGGGATAGAGACTATCAGGCCGAACTCTCGAAGAAACGTGGACGTGAACAAAAGCTATAA
- a CDS encoding predicted protein codes for MESFPLRRLEVSLLRDDDDSGGSHTRRAFYSGRPESTPQIPLSEYKLPKLPATFSRLIEGPPIQFGTGKLARLTHSSVVGQGGSTVVLATVAHQPPDTPNGDQNNAASTFLTVDYRQRYHGVGKIPSNGGRRDNAVLSTPEVLASRAIDRALRPLIRTEDAIDGRLHVTCSVQSYEVFASEVDLRQDGLLDEKDNDATNASHSTHPVAMALNTAAAALLQQGHLTQPVAATVLAVAAHGDGVVWQDPVPEQLADSYGELLYAGTADGHVVMLEWTSHRLATGLSESHMTQLLELAQTSIRPVLDLLTARFGDVPHNNNSSSIGLSATDRWLEENQLRQSLGLDPIPQDEEAINLPSVVASNTTQARLPDIIQHVQTCIGHVLPRLFGWDATLPADTETDRNNEKNRTVVDQSMGAAIHRGDLPSKTVRGRREQIVQTEIARLVESYVTAAGDAFEPRELQWLSEQTTKHLLQKGFVQSALQGGARADGRGLPGHGWKTIRPLKVQMPALPDTVHGSALFARGDTQVLCTATLGPPGDGQPMKDPYLATDNPRRVKSGAETTAAGYYSELPVGSLRFLRTQESLVSDMNSRKVKADKERTGDSGSLAEVKRAFLQYDFPPYATGTVPIGSQAHNRRAIGHGALAEKALLPVLPDAHDFPYAIRISSEVTDSNGSSSMASVCGGTLALLDAGVPIQMPVAGVSVGLARDVDAGEAGVHRLLLDITGTEDYYGGMDFKIAGTRKGITAFQLDVKQLLPLEIVTEALQLACRGRNVILNEMQDQCSDGLKARPSPKDSAPRVEVVRFNPQRKRDLVGPGGIILRQLEDRYGVALDLTQEGRCLLFGADQELVDQAKLTVMDLVADVVPGEVYEGTIIEIKDFGAIVELLRNKEGLLHVSELTNEQEAGDHPGGIAGFVRQYLKEGQKVEVLCTDVDPVQGSIRLSRKAILVKEQKKAMRR; via the coding sequence ATGGAGTCTTTCCCCCTACGTCGACTCGAAGTCTCGCTCCttcgcgacgacgacgatagcGGAGGAAGCCATACACGACGAGCCTTCTATTCTGGACGTCCCGAATCCACCCCGCAAATACCGCTGTCGGAATATAAGCTCCCCAAGCTCCCCGCAACCTTCTCCCGTCTCATAGAAGGTCCCCCCATACAATTCGGTACGGGAAAACTAGCCCGTCTCACGCATTCCTCCGTCGTGGGACAGGGCGGATCGACCGTCGTTCTCGCAACGGTCGCACACCAGCCACCGGATACACCCAATGGGGATCAAAACAACGCCGCCTCCACTTTTCTCACCGTCGATTACCGCCAGCGATACCACGGTGTGGGGAAAATCCCGTCCAACGGAGGACGGCGGGATAACGCCGTTCTGTCGACCCCTGAAGTTCTCGCGTCCCGTGCCATCGATCGGGCCCTCCGACCTCTAATCCGCACGGAGGACGCTATCGATGGACGTCTGCACGTTACGTGTTCCGTACAATCCTACGAAGTATTCGCATCCGAGGTTGATCTAAGGCAGGATGGACTACTCGACGAGAAAGACAACGACGCGACTAACGCTTCACACTCGACCCATCCCGTCGCGATGGCGTTGAAtacggcggcagcggcactACTACAGCAAGGGCACTTGACCCAACCCGTCGCCGCTACGGTCCTGGCCGTAGCCGCGCACGGCGACGGTGTGGTCTGGCAAGACCCCGTGCCGGAACAATTGGCCGACTCGTACGGGGAACTCCTGTACGCGGGTACCGCGGACGGACACGTCGTCATGTTGGAATGGACTTCGCACCGACTGGCGACCGGGTTATCGGAATCGCACATGACACAACTTTTGGAACTCGCACAAACCTCCATCCGACCCGTTCTCGATCTTTTGACGGCAAGGTTTGGGGACGTTCCTCACAACAATAACTCCTCCAGTATCGGCTTATCCGCTACGGACCGGTGGCTCGAAGAAAATCAACTGCGACAGAGTTTGGGATTGGATCCCATTCcgcaagacgaagaagcaaTAAATTTGCCTAGCGTGGTCGCGTCCAATACCACTCAGGCGCGGTTGCCCGACATTATTCAACACGTGCAAACTTGTATAGGTCACGTGTTGCCTCGCCTTTTTGGATGGGACGCAACCTTGCCGGCTGACACCGAAACCGACCGAAACAACGAGAAAAACAGAACGGTGGTGGACCAGTCGATGGGAGCGGCTATTCATCGAGGGGACTTGCCTTCCAAAACCGTCCGCGGTCGTCGAGAACAAATTGTACAAACCGAAATAGCTCGTCTCGTGGAATCTTATGTAACCGCCGCCGGCGATGCATTCGAACCCAGAGAATTGCAGTGGCTTTCGGAACAAACCACGAAACACTTACTCCAGAAAGGCTTCGTCCAGTCTGCTCTCCAAGGTGGCGCTCGTGCGGATGGACGTGGGTTGCCGGGACACGGCTGGAAGACGATCCGTCCCCTCAAGGTACAAATGCCAGCACTGCCCGACACCGTGCATGGTTCGGCCCTCTTTGCTCGAGGCGATACTCAAGTTCTCTGCACCGCCACCTTGGGCCCGCCCGGCGATGGGCAACCCATGAAAGACCCTTACCTGGCTACGGACAATCCCAGACGCGTCAAATCGGGAGCCGAAACGACGGCGGCGGGCTACTACAGTGAGCTCCCGGTGGGATCTTTGCGCTTTCTGCGCACCCAGGAAAGTTTGGTTTCGGACATGAACTCCCGCAAAGTTAAGGCCGACAAGGAACGTACCGGAGACTCGGGTAGTCTCGCGGAAGTCAAACGAGCCTTTTTACAGTATGATTTCCCGCCCTACGCCACCGGGACAGTTCCCATCGGAAGTCAGGCACACAATCGGAGAGCCATCGGACACGGCGCGTTGGCCGAAAAGGCCTTGTTGCCTGTTTTGCCCGACGCGCACGACTTTCCTTACGCCATTCGGATTTCAAGTGAAGTGACTGACTCGAACGGCTCGAGCAGTATGGCCTCTGTGTGCGGTGGGACCTTGGCTTTGTTGGATGCCGGGGTGCCGATTCAAATGCCCGTCGCCGGTGTGAGCGTGGGACTGGCGCGAGACGTGGATGCGGGCGAGGCCGGTGTGCACCGACTGCTGTTGGACATAACCGGAACGGAGGACTACTATGGAGGGATGGATTTCAAAATTGCTGGTACACGGAAAGGTATTACGGCGTTTCAACTCGACGTTAAGCAACTTTTGCCGCTAGAAATTGTCACCGAAGCTTTGCAACTAGCTTGTCGCGGAAGAAACGTTATTCTGAACGAGATGCAGGATCAGTGCTCTGACGGTTTGAAGGCTCGGCCGTCGCCCAAGGATAGCGCACCACGAGTGGAAGTCGTCCGCTTTAATCCACAGCGCAAACGAGATTTGGTAGGACCAGGAGGTATCATTTTGCGGCAACTGGAAGATCGCTACGGTGTGGCTTTGGACTTGACGCAAGAAGGTCGTTGTCTTTTGTTTGGGGCCGACCAAGAATTGGTCGATCAAGCCAAACTTACCGTCATGGACCTGGTTGCCGACGTGGTACCCGGAGAAGTCTACGAAGGAACCATTATTGAAATTAAGGATTTTGGTGCAATTGTGGAACTTTTACGCAATAAAGAAGGGCTCCTGCACGTGAGTGAATTGACCAACGAACAAGAAGCTGGCGATCACCCTGGTGGCATTGCCGGATTTGTTCGGCAGTATCTCAAGGAGGGTCAGAAGGTGGAAGTGCTGTGTACAGACGTCGATCCCGTACAAGGAAGCATCAGACTTAGTCGCAAAGCAATTTTGGTTAAAGAACAGAAGAAAGCAATGCGTCGTTGA